A genomic stretch from Chitinophaga lutea includes:
- a CDS encoding M28 family peptidase gives MTFTLLNTYGKACAVLILAATLAACNTGTKQPAATDSTAAAGKQAPAFATDSAYANIERQISFGPRVPGTPAQEKCAAWLTASLRAWADTVYVQRAKVQVTPGKEVPCINIIAAFNPAAQRRILLLAHWDTRPRADKDAFDKTKPMDGADDGASGAGILLETARQLHARRPEYGIDLLLTDAEDYDQQYCLGTQYWARNPHVPGYKAEYGILLDMVGGRNATFFMEGTSRQYAYAPMKMFWDVANNSGHSSYFSYAEPPGGTPYIEDDHTYVNQIAKIPTFDVIAMQPNGSLMPHHHTTSDNLSVIDPQTLRAVGQTLLNVLYGEPFKY, from the coding sequence ATGACTTTTACATTGTTGAATACATACGGAAAAGCCTGTGCGGTGCTGATCTTGGCCGCCACACTGGCTGCCTGCAACACCGGCACCAAACAACCGGCAGCAACCGATTCCACCGCCGCTGCCGGAAAGCAGGCCCCTGCTTTCGCCACTGATTCCGCATATGCCAATATTGAACGGCAGATCTCCTTCGGGCCTCGGGTGCCCGGCACGCCGGCCCAGGAGAAATGCGCGGCCTGGCTCACCGCATCGTTGCGCGCGTGGGCGGATACCGTGTATGTACAGCGCGCTAAAGTGCAGGTAACGCCGGGGAAAGAAGTGCCCTGTATCAACATCATAGCCGCTTTTAATCCTGCCGCGCAACGCCGCATTTTACTGCTGGCGCATTGGGATACACGGCCAAGGGCAGACAAAGACGCCTTCGATAAAACCAAACCGATGGACGGCGCCGATGATGGCGCCAGTGGTGCGGGCATATTGCTCGAAACCGCCCGCCAGCTGCATGCGCGCAGGCCGGAATACGGCATTGACCTGCTGCTTACCGACGCGGAAGACTACGACCAGCAATATTGCCTCGGCACCCAGTATTGGGCCCGCAATCCGCATGTACCGGGTTATAAGGCCGAATACGGCATCCTGCTCGATATGGTCGGTGGAAGAAACGCTACCTTTTTTATGGAAGGCACTTCCCGCCAGTATGCCTATGCACCCATGAAAATGTTCTGGGACGTGGCCAACAACAGCGGGCACAGCAGCTATTTTTCCTACGCGGAACCGCCGGGCGGAACCCCGTATATTGAAGACGATCACACTTACGTGAACCAGATCGCCAAAATCCCCACCTTCGATGTGATCGCGATGCAACCCAACGGCAGCCTGATGCCGCATCATCATACCACCAGCGACAACCTCTCCGTTATAGATCCGCAAACCCTCCGGGCCGTTGGCCAGACCTTGTTAAACGTGCTGTACGGCGAGCCTTTTAAATATTAA
- the cysS gene encoding cysteine--tRNA ligase, whose translation MSEQLKFYNTLSRQKEVFTPLYPGHVGMYVCGPTVSGESHLGHARPFITFDVVYRYLQHLGYKVRYVRNITDAGHFEEEGRAAEDKIAKVALLEKLEPMELVQKYTNLYHWAMDQFNTLKPSIEPTATGHIVEQIEMIKKIMDAGFAYESNGSVYFDVKKYSEGHHYGILSGRVLEDQLETTRELENQEEKRNKVDFALWKKAPPEHLMRWPSPWGEGFPGWHIECSAMSGKYLGKQFDIHGGGMDLQFPHHECEIAQSEIANGEMMARYWVHNNMITINGKKMGKSYGNVIRLTELFAGTHPLLEQGYSPMTIRFFILQTHYRSTLDFSNEALQAAEKGLQRLWYAYEVLQKLVYAGNGSPVNEELDKQVQEWCRDCATAMNDDISTAKVLANLFELAPVINSLRGGQVKMHELSESTFTLLQQTWQTYLIDILGLRPEKPADNNMLEGVLQLLIDIRKEAKGKKDYATSDKIRNQLLSIGIQLKDEKDGTVTYAIE comes from the coding sequence ATGTCAGAACAGCTTAAATTCTACAATACCCTTAGCCGGCAGAAAGAAGTTTTTACACCGCTATATCCCGGTCACGTGGGCATGTACGTGTGCGGTCCCACCGTTTCCGGAGAATCGCACCTGGGCCACGCCCGTCCTTTCATCACTTTCGACGTGGTATACCGCTACCTGCAGCACCTCGGGTATAAGGTGAGATACGTAAGAAACATCACCGATGCCGGCCACTTCGAAGAAGAAGGCCGCGCCGCCGAAGATAAAATCGCCAAGGTGGCGCTGCTCGAAAAACTCGAGCCCATGGAACTGGTGCAGAAATATACCAACCTCTACCACTGGGCCATGGACCAGTTCAACACGCTCAAACCGAGCATTGAGCCCACGGCTACCGGCCACATCGTTGAACAAATCGAGATGATCAAAAAAATCATGGATGCCGGGTTCGCCTATGAATCCAACGGCTCCGTGTATTTCGACGTCAAAAAATATTCCGAGGGCCATCACTACGGCATCCTTAGCGGCCGAGTGCTGGAAGACCAGCTGGAAACCACCCGTGAGCTCGAAAACCAGGAAGAGAAGCGGAACAAAGTGGATTTTGCACTCTGGAAAAAAGCCCCGCCGGAACATCTCATGCGCTGGCCCAGCCCCTGGGGCGAAGGTTTTCCGGGATGGCACATCGAGTGCTCGGCGATGAGCGGCAAATACCTCGGCAAACAATTCGACATTCACGGCGGCGGCATGGACCTTCAGTTCCCGCACCACGAATGCGAGATTGCCCAAAGTGAGATTGCCAACGGCGAAATGATGGCCCGCTACTGGGTGCACAATAACATGATTACCATCAACGGGAAAAAAATGGGCAAAAGCTACGGCAACGTAATCCGCCTGACGGAGCTGTTCGCCGGCACACATCCCTTGCTGGAACAGGGTTATAGCCCCATGACCATCCGCTTCTTCATTCTCCAGACGCACTACCGCAGCACGCTCGACTTCTCCAACGAAGCCCTGCAGGCCGCAGAAAAAGGGTTGCAGCGCCTCTGGTACGCATATGAAGTGTTACAGAAACTGGTGTACGCCGGCAACGGTTCTCCGGTGAACGAGGAGCTCGACAAACAGGTGCAGGAATGGTGCCGCGATTGCGCCACCGCCATGAACGACGACATCAGCACCGCCAAAGTGCTCGCCAACCTGTTCGAACTGGCGCCCGTGATCAATTCGCTCCGTGGCGGACAGGTAAAAATGCATGAACTCAGCGAAAGTACTTTCACCCTGTTGCAGCAAACCTGGCAAACCTACCTCATCGACATACTTGGCCTGCGCCCCGAAAAGCCCGCAGACAACAATATGCTCGAAGGCGTGCTCCAGCTGCTGATTGACATCCGCAAGGAAGCCAAAGGCAAAAAAGACTACGCTACTTCAGACAAGATCCGCAACCAGCTGCTCTCTATCGGCATCCAGCTGAAAGATGAGAAGGACGGCACGGTAACTTATGCAATCGAGTAA
- a CDS encoding endonuclease/exonuclease/phosphatase family protein, producing MKFLRLFTKGFFLTLNVVTVLFFLLACLAPFISPVRFWPISFITLGFPFLLVILVLFLIFWLIFHPRYALIPLVALVIGWKSVSAFFSFRWPARWETTQKPEGSFNVMSYNVALFGLYSQKNSKPTRQAMFRLIREQQPDVLCLQDFYTSEKKGDFNNREDISDEMKLPYRFFSSDFNRDGNQHWGSIIFSKFPIVKSDKVKLSPGPLGESLIYADILRGSDTIRIVNMHLESYRFNAQDYQSIEKIKKQEDTGLVAAKGIMHKMRDASARRSRQANIVADFIRTSPHTVIVCGDFNDTPASYTYFKIRGNLQDVFLKKGSGIGRTFSGLSPTLRIDYIFADRRFDVNGFRTIHSDLSDHYPVIANLSFR from the coding sequence TTGAAATTTTTACGACTTTTTACAAAGGGGTTTTTCCTGACCCTGAACGTGGTAACTGTTCTGTTTTTCCTGCTGGCCTGCCTGGCTCCCTTTATCTCGCCGGTTAGGTTCTGGCCTATCAGTTTTATCACGCTGGGATTCCCGTTCCTGCTTGTCATCCTCGTTTTATTCCTCATATTCTGGCTCATCTTTCATCCACGATATGCCCTCATTCCGCTGGTGGCGCTGGTCATCGGCTGGAAGTCGGTGTCCGCTTTTTTCAGCTTCCGCTGGCCGGCCCGCTGGGAAACCACGCAAAAGCCGGAGGGCAGCTTCAACGTGATGAGCTACAACGTCGCCCTGTTCGGGCTGTACAGCCAGAAAAACAGCAAGCCCACGCGCCAGGCCATGTTCAGGCTTATCAGGGAACAGCAGCCGGATGTGCTTTGCCTGCAGGACTTTTACACCTCGGAAAAAAAAGGCGATTTTAACAACCGGGAAGATATTTCCGACGAAATGAAACTGCCCTACCGCTTCTTTTCCAGCGATTTCAACCGCGATGGCAACCAGCATTGGGGAAGCATCATTTTTTCAAAATTCCCCATCGTGAAGTCGGACAAGGTGAAGCTCTCCCCCGGCCCCCTGGGCGAAAGCCTCATTTATGCGGATATTCTGCGGGGAAGCGACACCATCCGCATCGTCAACATGCACCTGGAATCGTACCGGTTCAATGCGCAGGACTACCAGTCCATCGAAAAGATCAAAAAACAGGAAGATACTGGTCTGGTGGCAGCCAAAGGCATTATGCACAAAATGCGCGACGCCTCGGCGCGGCGCAGCCGGCAGGCCAACATCGTGGCGGATTTCATCCGCACCAGTCCGCACACGGTCATTGTTTGCGGCGACTTTAACGATACGCCCGCTTCCTACACCTATTTTAAAATCAGGGGCAACCTTCAGGACGTGTTCCTTAAAAAGGGCAGCGGCATCGGCAGAACCTTTTCCGGACTTTCGCCCACTTTACGGATCGACTACATTTTTGCCGACCGCCGGTTCGACGTGAACGGCTTCCGGACCATCCATTCCGACCTGAGCGACCACTACCCCGTCATCGCCAATTTATCGTTCAGATAA
- a CDS encoding endonuclease/exonuclease/phosphatase family protein → MKLIRVIIRRLLLWSNVSLAIALLLSFFLTFIDPASFSPAGFAGLPFIFLWLICLFIIPIWLFYRRKYWLISIPALLLTLPGLITSWGFHFTSSSSKPSPGSFTVMTFNCSSMGLNGYLIDTLEQVRIYEELEKASPDILCLQEFFTHAEADFINHINNIRKKLNYGHYYFIRQFTIMETWHYGSVLFSRFPIIDTANVPLPNAGPFEVLMRARLLIGKDTVRLLSGHLASYKLRQQDYAVLTSPKGLVRKVANKMRRSFGPRSQQAQILRDEITASTDPLIVVGDLNDVPVSFTYKTVRGNLQDAFLAKGAGLGRTFSALAPNLRIDYIFADRHFNVDNFFIYRRKGFEHFPVMTRLSSGK, encoded by the coding sequence GTGAAACTCATTCGTGTCATCATCCGGCGTTTGTTGCTGTGGAGCAATGTATCCCTCGCCATAGCGCTGCTGCTTTCATTTTTCCTGACATTTATCGATCCCGCCTCATTCTCGCCCGCGGGCTTTGCCGGCTTGCCCTTCATTTTCCTGTGGCTCATCTGCCTTTTCATTATCCCCATCTGGCTGTTTTACCGGCGCAAATACTGGCTCATTTCCATTCCCGCATTATTGCTCACCCTGCCCGGCCTTATCACCAGCTGGGGGTTCCACTTTACCAGCAGCAGCAGCAAACCCAGTCCCGGCTCATTTACGGTCATGACGTTCAACTGCAGCAGCATGGGGCTCAACGGATATCTTATCGATACCCTGGAGCAGGTGCGCATATATGAGGAACTTGAAAAAGCGAGCCCGGACATTCTTTGCCTGCAGGAATTTTTCACCCATGCTGAGGCAGATTTCATCAATCATATCAACAACATCCGTAAAAAACTGAACTACGGGCATTACTACTTTATCCGTCAATTCACCATCATGGAAACATGGCATTATGGCTCGGTGCTCTTTTCCCGCTTTCCCATCATAGACACGGCCAACGTACCGCTGCCGAATGCGGGCCCGTTCGAAGTATTGATGCGCGCCCGGCTGTTGATTGGCAAAGACACGGTGCGGCTGCTCTCCGGCCACCTGGCTTCCTACAAGCTCCGGCAACAGGATTATGCGGTGCTCACCTCACCCAAAGGCCTGGTGCGCAAAGTAGCCAATAAAATGCGGCGCTCGTTTGGACCTCGCTCCCAACAGGCACAGATTTTACGTGATGAAATTACTGCATCGACAGATCCCCTTATTGTAGTGGGCGACCTCAACGACGTACCCGTTTCTTTTACCTACAAAACGGTGCGCGGCAACCTGCAGGATGCATTCCTGGCGAAGGGCGCCGGGCTGGGAAGGACGTTTTCCGCCCTCGCGCCAAACCTCCGGATAGATTATATCTTTGCAGACCGGCATTTTAACGTTGATAACTTTTTTATCTACCGCCGTAAAGGATTTGAACATTTTCCGGTGATGACCCGTTTATCAAGCGGCAAATAA
- a CDS encoding rhomboid family intramembrane serine protease, producing the protein MQVAEKERMPRLSLGEERNMVTQLLLLNITVFILLFFIKIIYQMENTGLAAFERDIMANTQFPADPKVLLTKPWTPLTAMFAHTGFWDVFSNLVWLFCFGSILQNIGGFRLIVPVYLFGGLSGMAFFMAGINLVPGLRVYIPSGSIIGAGAGVMAMAVGVTTLAPRHRVFPLLLKGGIPVWVLSVVFLALHITSLATSDRYPSIAGSLFLLGGAFMGFMFIAQYKKGRNWGAPVNKVIFNAGHIFHPKEQKEILKEEYLEPSKPTATTPFQKVGTVPEHKLNELLDKINDQGLQSLTPEERETLLRASKENGEDY; encoded by the coding sequence ATGCAAGTAGCAGAAAAAGAGCGGATGCCCCGGCTATCATTGGGGGAAGAGAGGAACATGGTAACCCAGCTGCTGCTCCTGAATATCACCGTATTCATCCTCTTGTTTTTCATCAAGATCATTTACCAGATGGAAAACACCGGCTTGGCAGCCTTCGAGCGGGACATCATGGCCAATACCCAGTTTCCCGCAGATCCGAAAGTGCTCCTTACCAAGCCATGGACGCCCCTGACCGCCATGTTCGCCCATACGGGCTTCTGGGACGTGTTCAGTAACCTCGTATGGCTTTTCTGCTTCGGCTCCATTCTTCAAAACATCGGCGGTTTCCGCCTCATCGTACCGGTATATCTCTTTGGCGGTTTAAGCGGCATGGCATTTTTCATGGCCGGCATCAACCTGGTTCCCGGCCTGCGCGTCTATATCCCCTCGGGCAGCATTATCGGAGCGGGAGCGGGTGTAATGGCAATGGCCGTGGGCGTTACCACCCTGGCTCCGCGCCATCGCGTGTTTCCCCTCCTGCTGAAAGGCGGCATCCCGGTATGGGTGCTTTCCGTCGTGTTCCTGGCACTCCACATTACCAGCCTTGCCACCTCCGACCGCTACCCCTCCATCGCCGGAAGCCTGTTCCTGCTGGGCGGCGCCTTTATGGGCTTTATGTTTATCGCCCAATACAAAAAAGGCCGCAACTGGGGCGCGCCGGTCAATAAAGTGATTTTCAACGCAGGTCATATTTTCCACCCCAAAGAACAGAAGGAAATACTCAAAGAAGAGTACCTCGAACCGTCGAAACCCACTGCCACCACCCCTTTTCAGAAAGTGGGCACGGTTCCGGAACATAAACTCAACGAACTGCTCGATAAAATCAACGACCAGGGCCTGCAAAGCCTTACACCGGAAGAGCGGGAAACTCTGCTCCGCGCCAGCAAAGAAAATGGGGAGGACTATTAA
- a CDS encoding rhomboid family intramembrane serine protease: MSEFRPGRFQMLPLVIKNLLIINGLVFLAQVTLENIMRIDLTELFGLHYWGSELFRPHQFVTHLFMHGGFWHLFSNMFALWMFGSVLENNWGPKRFLIFYMVCGLGAALCHMGVITYDNMRFSTAVQDFNNNPTYAAFSNIVDKFGISGYRFSLGPQDFTMGGFREAWSVQPPESFDMVRQARVLLSYSVEIYKNTPTVGASGAVFGVLFAFGYLFPNSYLFILPIPFPIKAKYFVGGYILMELYLGFKNSAGDNVAHFAHLGGVLFAYILLKIWNKRNRRTFY; this comes from the coding sequence ATGAGTGAATTCAGGCCCGGCAGGTTTCAGATGTTGCCCCTGGTAATCAAAAATCTGCTGATCATCAACGGATTGGTTTTCCTCGCACAGGTGACCCTTGAAAACATCATGCGGATCGACCTAACTGAGCTGTTCGGCCTGCACTACTGGGGTTCGGAGTTGTTCCGCCCCCACCAGTTTGTGACCCACCTCTTCATGCATGGCGGTTTCTGGCACCTGTTTTCGAATATGTTCGCGCTCTGGATGTTCGGCAGCGTACTCGAAAACAACTGGGGGCCAAAACGTTTTCTGATATTTTATATGGTCTGCGGACTAGGAGCCGCACTCTGCCATATGGGGGTGATTACGTACGACAATATGCGGTTCTCCACCGCGGTGCAGGATTTTAACAATAATCCCACCTATGCGGCTTTTTCAAACATCGTCGACAAATTCGGGATCAGCGGCTACCGGTTCAGCCTGGGACCACAGGATTTTACCATGGGCGGCTTCCGGGAAGCCTGGAGCGTGCAGCCACCGGAATCTTTCGATATGGTGCGCCAGGCCCGGGTACTGCTATCCTATTCCGTAGAAATCTATAAAAATACGCCCACCGTCGGCGCTTCCGGCGCGGTTTTCGGTGTACTGTTCGCCTTTGGATACCTCTTCCCGAATAGCTACCTTTTTATATTGCCTATCCCCTTCCCGATCAAAGCCAAGTATTTCGTGGGTGGCTACATCCTGATGGAGCTGTACCTCGGCTTCAAAAACTCCGCTGGCGACAACGTAGCGCATTTTGCCCACCTGGGTGGCGTATTATTTGCATACATTTTGCTGAAGATATGGAACAAACGGAACCGCCGGACGTTCTATTAA
- the rlmD gene encoding 23S rRNA (uracil(1939)-C(5))-methyltransferase RlmD, translating into MRKKNVVLENVPVTAYAAEGKALARVDGKVVFIEGGVVPGDVVDVRLGKNKKDWAEGKAIKIRSLSPQRVDPFCQHFGLCGGCKWQMLPYELQLQYKQQQVTDHLQRIGHLALPEMPPILGAAKTRHYRNKLEFTFSNKAYLTNEEIAEAGEQWPKRNALGFHIPRLFDKVLDIRTCHLQEEPANLIKNTIRSWAEAHQLPFYDIRQQEGWLRNLVLRICTTGEVMVNLVIHHELKAEREALLNHLLATVPGITTLLYTINPKKNDSIFDLEPKVFFGKGYVEEKLEDFTFKIGPKSFFQTNTYQGEALYRVTRDFAGLTGKETVYDLYCGTGSIGIFVSRQAGKVIGIELIPEAIADAKENAAANNVENAAFFAGDVIDICDDAFFAEHGAPDVIITDPPRAGMHEKLTAKLLEVAAPRVVYVSCNPATQARDLALLAEKYTVEKVQAVDMFPHTHHIENVVLLQRKY; encoded by the coding sequence GTGAGGAAAAAAAATGTAGTACTGGAAAATGTGCCCGTAACCGCTTACGCCGCTGAGGGCAAAGCGCTGGCAAGGGTAGACGGTAAAGTTGTTTTTATTGAAGGCGGCGTAGTGCCCGGAGATGTCGTAGATGTCAGGCTGGGTAAAAATAAAAAAGACTGGGCCGAAGGGAAAGCCATTAAAATACGGAGCCTTTCCCCGCAGCGCGTCGACCCGTTTTGCCAGCATTTCGGGCTGTGCGGGGGATGTAAATGGCAGATGCTGCCTTATGAATTGCAGTTGCAGTACAAACAACAGCAGGTAACCGACCATTTACAACGCATCGGCCACCTGGCCCTGCCGGAAATGCCGCCCATCCTCGGTGCCGCCAAAACGCGGCATTACCGCAACAAGCTGGAGTTCACCTTTTCCAACAAAGCCTATCTCACCAACGAAGAAATCGCCGAAGCCGGCGAACAATGGCCAAAGCGCAACGCTTTGGGGTTCCATATCCCCAGGCTGTTCGACAAAGTGCTCGATATCCGGACCTGCCACCTGCAGGAAGAGCCGGCCAACCTGATCAAAAATACCATCCGGAGCTGGGCCGAAGCGCACCAGCTGCCGTTTTACGATATCCGCCAGCAGGAGGGCTGGCTCCGTAACCTGGTATTGCGCATCTGCACTACCGGCGAAGTGATGGTCAACCTCGTGATTCACCACGAACTGAAAGCAGAGCGAGAAGCCCTGCTGAACCACCTGTTGGCCACCGTGCCCGGTATTACCACCCTGCTGTACACCATCAATCCCAAAAAGAATGATAGTATCTTTGACCTGGAACCGAAAGTGTTTTTCGGGAAAGGATATGTGGAGGAAAAGCTGGAGGACTTTACCTTTAAAATAGGCCCCAAATCGTTTTTCCAGACCAATACCTATCAGGGCGAAGCCCTGTACAGGGTGACCCGCGACTTTGCGGGGCTTACCGGCAAGGAAACGGTGTACGACCTGTATTGCGGCACCGGCAGCATCGGCATATTTGTGTCGCGGCAGGCTGGCAAGGTAATTGGCATAGAGCTGATTCCTGAAGCCATTGCAGACGCAAAAGAAAATGCGGCAGCGAACAATGTAGAAAATGCTGCGTTTTTTGCAGGGGATGTCATAGATATCTGCGACGACGCTTTTTTTGCCGAACACGGCGCCCCTGATGTGATCATCACCGATCCGCCCCGTGCCGGCATGCACGAAAAGCTGACGGCAAAACTGCTTGAAGTGGCCGCCCCGCGCGTTGTGTACGTATCCTGTAATCCCGCTACGCAGGCCAGGGACCTGGCTTTGCTGGCCGAAAAATATACCGTTGAAAAAGTACAGGCGGTAGACATGTTCCCGCATACCCACCACATTGAGAACGTGGTGCTGTTGCAGAGAAAATATTAG
- a CDS encoding TlpA family protein disulfide reductase yields the protein MQKLLFFFCCLCSALSLQGQGYNITVQLKGYTGGTVYLGHYMGKSTYVMDSAQLNQQGTAVLEGKETQPGGIYLIVLPGKQRFFEILLDKETTFSIIADTSDLIRKTEFKQSADNALFAAYNRYIAGMADQMDEVRRQLGAARTQLDTAKARAASEGIGKKLQQYRTDIIAKHPKTLLAAIFRAMREPEVPPMPKKADGSLDSTYPYRYYKAHYWDDVDLADGRLVRTPVLEARLGRYFNQLVAPVPDSVIAEADKLVARTKKDKESFKFMVWWLTQTYESSQIMGMDAVFVHVVEKYYVTNQAYWVNEEQKEKIISRAYTIAPNLIGQKAAQLVLQDTSGRRTSLYDIKSKYTVIVFWDPTCGHCITEVPKLDSAYKASWKKQGVTMLGVKTEGTKEEWSGFIRDKKLTGWIHAWDPGYTSNYRKFYDVYSTPVVYLLDANKKILAKRLGVEQLDGFLQREAGEAAKRTR from the coding sequence ATGCAAAAACTGCTATTCTTCTTCTGCTGCCTCTGCAGCGCATTATCCCTGCAGGGACAGGGTTACAATATCACGGTTCAGCTGAAAGGGTATACCGGGGGTACCGTTTACCTGGGCCACTACATGGGGAAAAGCACTTATGTAATGGATTCCGCCCAATTGAACCAGCAGGGCACCGCTGTGTTGGAGGGCAAAGAAACCCAGCCCGGCGGCATCTACCTGATCGTTCTGCCGGGCAAACAGCGCTTTTTTGAAATACTGCTCGATAAAGAGACCACTTTTTCCATCATTGCTGATACCAGTGACCTCATCCGGAAAACGGAATTCAAACAATCCGCCGACAATGCCCTGTTTGCTGCCTACAACCGCTACATTGCCGGCATGGCCGACCAGATGGACGAGGTGCGCCGCCAGCTGGGTGCGGCCCGCACCCAGCTGGACACGGCAAAGGCCAGGGCCGCGTCCGAAGGGATAGGTAAAAAGCTGCAGCAATACCGTACGGATATTATCGCCAAACATCCTAAAACCCTTCTTGCCGCCATTTTCAGGGCCATGCGCGAGCCGGAAGTGCCACCCATGCCCAAAAAGGCTGACGGTTCGCTGGACTCCACCTATCCCTACCGCTACTATAAAGCCCATTATTGGGATGATGTGGACCTGGCCGATGGCCGCCTTGTGCGCACACCCGTGCTGGAAGCCCGGCTGGGGCGGTACTTTAACCAGCTGGTGGCACCCGTGCCCGATTCCGTGATTGCCGAGGCCGATAAACTGGTCGCCAGAACAAAAAAGGATAAGGAAAGCTTCAAGTTCATGGTGTGGTGGCTCACCCAAACCTATGAATCTTCCCAGATCATGGGAATGGATGCCGTTTTTGTGCACGTTGTGGAAAAATATTACGTCACCAACCAGGCGTATTGGGTGAACGAAGAACAGAAAGAAAAGATCATTTCCCGCGCCTACACCATCGCCCCGAACCTCATCGGCCAGAAAGCCGCACAACTGGTGCTGCAGGACACATCCGGCCGCCGCACGTCGTTGTACGACATCAAATCGAAGTACACCGTGATCGTATTCTGGGATCCCACCTGCGGGCACTGTATAACGGAGGTGCCTAAACTGGATTCCGCTTACAAGGCCAGCTGGAAAAAACAGGGCGTCACCATGCTCGGCGTAAAAACAGAGGGCACGAAAGAAGAGTGGAGCGGCTTCATCCGCGATAAAAAGCTCACCGGCTGGATTCACGCCTGGGACCCCGGGTACACCAGTAACTACCGCAAATTCTATGATGTGTACTCAACGCCCGTTGTGTACCTGCTGGATGCCAATAAAAAAATACTGGCCAAACGATTGGGTGTGGAACAACTGGATGGCTTTCTGCAACGGGAGGCCGGAGAGGCCGCTAAAAGGACCCGGTAA
- a CDS encoding porin family protein, whose protein sequence is MTKKIVLSCMALGLSVAAMAQVRVGVKGGWNVANITNTNSGGVDNSRSLNSFHIGAVADLPLSPVLSLQPGVFYTGKGAKLTGGNTDGNTYYKTTTNPQYIEIPVNFVGKIPVGDQTKLFLGIGPYAAFGVGGKNKWETSLAGVKTSGESNIKWDDDTPFNDGDQNKGYDKYKRFDYGGNIMAGAEFGNFLVSAQYGMGFGKILSGTDNSSDDKSKNRVWTFSVGYLFGGTK, encoded by the coding sequence ATGACGAAAAAGATTGTTCTTTCATGTATGGCTCTCGGTTTATCCGTAGCCGCAATGGCACAGGTCAGAGTAGGGGTGAAAGGCGGTTGGAATGTCGCCAATATTACGAACACCAACAGCGGTGGCGTAGATAACAGTCGCTCTTTAAATTCTTTCCACATAGGTGCCGTTGCAGACCTCCCGCTCTCACCAGTCCTGTCGCTGCAACCGGGCGTATTTTACACCGGTAAGGGTGCAAAGCTGACAGGCGGAAACACAGACGGCAATACTTATTACAAAACCACCACCAATCCGCAGTACATCGAAATCCCGGTCAATTTCGTGGGTAAGATTCCTGTAGGGGACCAGACCAAGCTCTTTTTGGGTATCGGCCCATACGCCGCGTTCGGTGTTGGCGGTAAAAACAAATGGGAAACCAGTTTGGCCGGCGTAAAAACCAGCGGTGAGTCGAACATCAAATGGGACGACGACACACCTTTCAACGATGGTGACCAGAATAAGGGTTACGACAAATACAAACGTTTTGATTATGGTGGCAACATCATGGCAGGTGCCGAATTCGGTAACTTCCTCGTTTCCGCGCAATACGGCATGGGGTTTGGTAAGATACTCTCCGGAACCGACAACAGTTCGGACGACAAGAGCAAGAACAGGGTGTGGACGTTTTCAGTCGGTTACCTGTTTGGCGGAACCAAGTAA
- a CDS encoding porin family protein: MKKLALSVAALLIAGATFAQVKFGVTAGPSFSSVTTKNGGNKETSKLMTGLRAGVTVDIPLADDFYVQPSLLYVGKGGNDLRDVDLKARIHYLELPINFMYKPEVGNGNLFIGLGPYIAYGLGGKWEGQLFGTTVSRDIEWGDGKDLKRMDAGANFQFGYEFPMGFNVGLFTDLGLVNISGPDNDDTFKNTSFGLTLGYKFGGR, from the coding sequence ATGAAAAAATTAGCATTATCCGTTGCTGCCTTGCTGATAGCCGGAGCTACCTTTGCCCAGGTGAAGTTTGGGGTAACCGCAGGACCTAGTTTTTCCAGCGTGACCACCAAAAACGGCGGGAATAAGGAAACAAGCAAACTGATGACTGGTTTAAGAGCAGGCGTAACAGTAGACATTCCACTGGCGGATGATTTTTATGTTCAGCCGAGCCTGCTCTACGTAGGGAAAGGCGGTAACGATCTCAGGGACGTAGACCTGAAAGCCCGCATTCACTACCTGGAGCTGCCGATCAACTTCATGTACAAACCCGAAGTGGGTAACGGCAACCTGTTCATCGGCCTTGGCCCCTACATCGCATATGGGCTGGGCGGTAAATGGGAAGGCCAGCTGTTCGGTACTACCGTTAGCCGGGATATCGAATGGGGCGACGGAAAAGACCTGAAAAGAATGGATGCCGGCGCAAACTTCCAGTTCGGGTATGAATTCCCGATGGGCTTTAACGTAGGTTTGTTTACGGACCTCGGACTGGTGAACATCTCCGGGCCCGATAACGATGATACCTTTAAAAATACCTCCTTCGGGCTGACCCTGGGGTATAAGTTCGGCGGCCGTTAA